The Gammaproteobacteria bacterium DNA window TGCATCTAATGGATTAGTTGCATAGTCTACAAAAACAAAGGGTAGCGCAGAATTATCGTCACTAACGCTCACAATGTTGAGCTATCGATCAAGGTACTGCCGTTTTTCTTTGACATCTTCCCATTCGCCGGCATCCTCTGGCGGGTCTTTGCGTATGGTGAGTACTGGCCACTGAGCAGATAATTCTTCATTGATTTCTAAGAAGTCTTTTTGATCCTCAGGTAAATCATCCTCAGAGAGGATCGCATCTACCGGGCACTCTGGCTCACACATGGCACAGTCAATACATTCTTCAGGGTCAATCACCAAGAAATTAGGGCCTTCGTGGAAGCAATCTACTGGACAGACTTCAACACAGTCTGTGTATTTACATTTTATGCAAGATTCTGTTACTACAAATGTCATTTTGGCTCCGTATAGTCCATTAAAACCGTAGTTACGTGTAAATTGCTAGCGAATTCAACGTGTCGCCAACCTATATTGGTTACACTTAGCAAGCCAGATCACGCTCATACATCAACTGGTCGACAATTATATATAAAT harbors:
- a CDS encoding ferredoxin family protein gives rise to the protein MTFVVTESCIKCKYTDCVEVCPVDCFHEGPNFLVIDPEECIDCAMCEPECPVDAILSEDDLPEDQKDFLEINEELSAQWPVLTIRKDPPEDAGEWEDVKEKRQYLDR